A stretch of DNA from Spirosoma endbachense:
CACAATAAGCACTATGAAACGGGCTATAAAGCCGACCTGCCACCGACGAGATATTAATAATACATCCTTGCCGACGCTCACGCATTGACGGCAGCACCGCCTGAATGCAGCGCAACGTACCGAAGTAGTTCGTTTGCATGGTATCCTGAAATACGCTCAGTGGGACTTCCTCGACCGGGCCAGTCGGCCCAATGCCTGCATTGTTGACCAATACATCAATCTGGCCTGCCTGCGCCAGTACCTGATCGACCGTCGTCTGAACCGATTCGTCAGAATCTACGTCCATCGGCAAAATGACAATTGGCAGGTTGTTTTGCTCAGCGAGTTGAGCCAGCTCGGGCGAACGGTTCGGGTTTCGCATGGTAGCATATACGGTGTGGCCAGTACGCGCCATATATTCGGCAGTAGCCAGGCCGATACCGGTGCTACAACCCGTAATTAAAATGATTGCCATAAGAAAAAGGAATTTAGGAAAGTACGTTTAAGGGTGGGGTATCATACTCCGCGACTGATCTGGAGTACTGGCTGTACATCCGTAAAATTGGGGATATCGGCCAGGAGCGAGGGGGCATGAACGGCCAAAGCCGCCTGCAACACCTCAACAGTTGGAAAGTTGAGCCGGGCAATTATTGTAAAAGCCGGTAGAGTGTCGGGCGCTCCTCCCGCCAGGCCCTCTTCGAGTTCAACACTTACCAACCCAACTGGAGTGAGCGTGTCGCGCACAAACGGTGTATGCGTGTTCAGGTAGTAGTCCAGATCGAACCGACTATCAGCCGTTTTTGGGTAAAGAATTGTGGCACTAATCATGAGTTTGGAAAGAGTTTATCAAAAAAGGCTATTGGTAATCAATTTTGGGGTGTTGACTGTTGGTAAACATCCATTTCCCGTCGAGACAGCGCAGGGTATTCGTAAAAGCATCTTTATAAATGCCCGTTTTCCCGTCGGCCGCTACCGCTGTCATGGAACTAACTCCCGTTGCCATGCCCAAATCGCCCGATTGCGGAATCGTAAGACTCGTGCTATCAGCCGCGTACTTTCAGGCAATAGGTGGATTTATGATAGCTGGAAGCCTGGAGACTTTCAAGGGTAGGATCAGAGTTGAAAAACGGGGCGCTGATTCGAGAAATCCAGAAAACCAAAATGCCCGTGTCCTCGACCGGTGCCGCTATTACCCACTCCACCAAAGGGCAGAAATGGCGAGAAATAGTGCATGATCACGTGATTGACAACACTTCCGCCCGCCGTTGTGTTACTGATGACATGATCGGTGGCCGTTTTGTCCTGACCAAATACGTACAATGCCAGCGGGCGCTCACCCTGATTTACAAAATCAATTGCTTCGTCGATTGATTTATAGGTCAATACGGGTAGAACAGGGCCAAATATTTCCTCTTTCATGATCGCGTGATCGGCGGTTACGTCAGCCAGCAATGTAGGGGAAATGTAGTTTTCCGAAGCGTCTGTTTTACCGCCCACAATCACATTAGCGCCCTTTTCAACGGCATCGTCGAGTAAGTTTTTTACCCGCCGATAGTGGCTATCGTTAACCATTCGGGCGTAGGCCGGGCTGGCAATACCGGG
This window harbors:
- a CDS encoding SDR family oxidoreductase gives rise to the protein MAIILITGCSTGIGLATAEYMARTGHTVYATMRNPNRSPELAQLAEQNNLPIVILPMDVDSDESVQTTVDQVLAQAGQIDVLVNNAGIGPTGPVEEVPLSVFQDTMQTNYFGTLRCIQAVLPSMRERRQGCIINISSVAGRLYSPFHSAYCASKAAVEALSECLAGEVGQFGIRVALIQPGVIDTPIIDKLETMPANTNYPNQARLLAYLKTSAANHVPASMVAEVVEAIVTGEGSIFRHPTGADGPVLLGWRASLTDEDWIASAGIDDESWIAGMGQMGMDVRPYLYPVN
- a CDS encoding EthD family reductase, whose product is MISATILYPKTADSRFDLDYYLNTHTPFVRDTLTPVGLVSVELEEGLAGGAPDTLPAFTIIARLNFPTVEVLQAALAVHAPSLLADIPNFTDVQPVLQISRGV